TACAATTCAGCACTTTCAACAATTCGTTGAAAATGCTCAAAGCTGGACCCAAACTCACTCAAACAGACACAACACCTCAACCCAATCTCTCACACAtagagaatgaaaaaataacGATTGGGACGAGCTATGTGTTAATACGCTTCATTGTTAGCGATGCCTTACACAGATTGCAATTgtgctaaataaattatattacaaaagtagattattatgattattactaTTCATTAGATGTATCTATTTATTAAACACTGATGGCTTTTATCATATTGccatcatttaataaaagatatatgttaatatattaaacaaaaggaaagacaaaaacagtaaagtACAAGGAGTGTTGAGGTCAATTTGGGTGATGACACGATGCATCAGACATTAGAAAAGATGGATCTTTCAGCACTAGAAGTCCACTAAAAGtggttctttttcttttaatgatggattttatttttcgcccatgtaaatgtcattttctcGAACAATTGCATGCTTGACTACAGCAGCGTGAGCACAGCACTTATCGGGCACTCAGGGACTGTGACAGGGGTTTCCTGTAGAACTACAGAGAACTTAAGCCTGAACACAAAAATGAAGTGCAATGagcattaatttattgattgtAAAATAGAGTAGGGTATCTTGTTAATACTCGCAATACTTTGGGCCATAATTCAGAATTACTTTTAATTGTGAGTGTAATACATAActacaaataactaaataactatAAATGACCTTTAGTGTTTCCTAGACCGTCCTGTAACAGTACATATATCAGAAAGTTTGTACCaaaatgcatatacacatagtataaatacaaatatgtttatGCGCATCGAATATAGTTTTAAGGTATTACAACAGCAAAGGATAATTACCATTGTTAACAATAGCCTTTTTTCATGAAGCTGGTCATTTTGTTACATGATGTATCAATTTtaggtgctcaagaaacatttactattattattatcacggTTTAAAACAGTTGCTCTACTAATATAATTGCAAAACCAGGATGCTTTAAAGATCAGAAATTTCAGCAACTGTTTAAATAGAAATCGTTTGTACCATTATAAGTCTTTACCTTCCTGAATTAcaggtttcatttatttattaaaagcaaaatcaaAAGTATCCTCTAGAATCTGCTTAGTTACCTATTGTAGTATACAGGCCTATGTTTGAAAAGGTAAAAGGTTGAAAGAGCAAACGGTGCGCTTAAACTTgtgtttttcccctcttttAGATCTACGCTCACAATGACCTAGACCGACCTACATAACAGAtggaaaacatatatatatatatatatatatatatatatatatatatatatatatatatatatatatatatatatacataataagtgTGTATGAGGATAGACCATCTGGGTTTGTTGGTCTGGCTGTATGTGTTTGCTTGTCATACTTGCTGCTAAGATCAGTTCTCCGTGCAAACTGTAGGTCATCAGTGGTTCACTCAGACTCCTGGAAAAACATATGCAAGTGTACAGTACGCACTCAAAAAGAGGTATTTTTGAACATAATAAAATCATGTGTGCTTAACTCACCGCAGATAGAATTTCAAAGCACTAGTGATGGTCTTAATGTCCATGTCATTGGAATTGAAATCTACATCAGCTGGACACTTTTGGTCTACAGAGAAGGAAGGACAgatgaagacagagagagagagagagagagagagagagagagagagagagagagagagagagagagaaagagagataaatgGCCTTCCTTAGAtggttgttattgttgttgagTATGTGTCAGGGATTTTGCTACAGCTCAAGGACGCTCTCATGGACGTATATCTGTGCTTTGGTTTcctcagtgttaaaaaaaaaaaactcagaaagTTCACAAAGCTCAGCGCAGATATTAAACACACCACGATAAATTGGAGTCAGACACATGCGTCATTAAATTCGTCCACATAAAACACGCTAAGCTTCTTAACAAGgaataaaacatgtttgtataattgcatgtttttttttacaaatgttatgtcattaaatgtataaatctgGTTTACAAGTTTTAGAAACAAAacgagtgcatgtgtgtgaaagCATGTTTGTATGTCTTCCTCACCCCCAGACACACCCcaggagcacacacacacacacacacacacacacacacacacacacagggcagATGTTCTTTTGGCTATTTCCTCACCAAAGAAGGCATTAAGAAGTTTCTGTACTTGAATGTTGCTGCCCACAGTCCTGTAGACTCCTTCCTGAGTCAGCCCTaccagaaagaaagagaagaagacagaaacagaaaaaaaggaagaaagagaaacagaacgCATGATTTATAGACTGAGAAAATTGGAGAACCTGGCAGAAAGGAGAAGAAAGGGGGGAGTATCTCGCAGTGGAAAAGTACAGCTCTACCGAAACTGGCCCGTTTTCGCTTCACGCTCAGCCATGCAATAACCCTAAATGACAGCTTGCCAGAATTTACTGATTGTTAACATACACCATGTTGTGCCTGACGACAAGGCTGGACTTAAACGACTGGTTAATATGAGTAACGTCACACTCGGAGACTGGCGAACAcatacagtcatgtgaaaaagtTAGGACATCCTATTGAATTGCAAGGTTTTGTATCAGgacataatgaaaaaaaatgtccttgGCTGGCCTTAAAATTTGGTAAATAAAACCGGTCAGACGAACAACAACGTATGACAGATGTCTGTGTCAtaatgtatttaacaaaaatcaaaccaaaatgGAAAAGCCGTGTGTGACAAAGTTAAGGACACCCTCGCGGCCAATCAAATACATTTGATTAACTGATCATCAGGTAAAACATCAGCAATGATCTTAGAGAAGCAATAGCAGCTATCAGTCTTAGCTGGTCAGAGTAACATGACCAGCGAAATCATGCTTATGAATGACCAAGATCTGcttgatttttgcatttaatttgtatGATATGTtattaaacagataaaaaaatatctgtttctGTAAGTTTGGCTACAAAAGCAGCAGTTCTGCAGCATTAACATATActagaaaataaagttttagttCTTTACAGTATACAAATGGTGTGCCGCTGCCCTCTACAGGCTGTATTGGAGACATGAATCCAATAAATAATTGTGGcattgtgttgtctttcagatTAATTAAACATATGGTGGCCATGAGTCAGTCTTTTGAGAACAGGTGACAAACCTGTTCATTACATGAATAAGATGATATTCTTTCCTAGTCTAATGTGTGCTAGCACCTTTTGTTTCCACAAAATTTATGCATCTTCTGACGAACTTGAAGCCACGGTCATTTAGCTCCactgatggggaaaaaaagaattcatattacatataataaacacagttcATCATCCCTGTATGCATTTCTCAGTAGGTTACTGCACACTATTTATGGCATAATTATACATGATATTGCACAGGCTTGCAAGTATGAGAATCTATAAAACAGCATCTTCTCCACCTATTTTTAGAGATTCTTATGTTCTGCAACTTTTCCCTTTATGGCTAACAGGCATCACTGATGATTGCACCTGCACAACCATTGAAAACTCTGGCGTCAGcaaagtttttattgtttttaaaagtcttgTACTAACCAAAGCAGCATttctttgatcaaaaacacagtaaatctataataaaaaacttaatttattcctgtgttgACCAAACTGAATTTACAGCAACCGTTCAGcaactccagtcttcagtgtcacatgatccttcagaaatttggtgctcaatatacgtattattattattaactgatCCATTTTTGAGAATACGAAAGTTTGGAACACTATAAATGCCTTTAatgacacttttgatcaatttaatgcatctctgctaaataaaaaaaacaattcaacaaACCAATTCTTAAACTATAGTGTATCTACAGTATGTGACATTCCTGAGCACTGTAAAAGGCAATATAAAATCTACCCTACCCTATTTTCTTGTGCAACATTTAAGTTTGCTGACATGTGAAGGGTGGAATTTTGGAGATTGTGTAACTTATTAGAACAGTTAAGCAGGCAATTAATATCAGTGGTTTTCTGATAATACTAATACACTAGTGCTCCGATGAAGTGAAGTTCTACTTACTCTCTGCCTGCTTTTGAATCGGAGAGTGATAAATCTGAAACAGAAACCACAAAGCATCAGAAACATGATCATACACAGAGACTGACAGAAATGAAGGCTCTTAATGGACTTAGGAGAGATAATGATAAACCCACTGGTTCTTTTCCATCCATGGCCTCCATCCACTGCTTCCTGTTGACCTCAGAGATAGCCTGAAGCAGGACAGGGCTGCACCTAggcaaacacaacacaaaacaccTTACGCACACtgcaatgcaattaataaaCCTCTTGTTGTTTGTGTGAAATTTGTCCAGTATCAAACCTACAAATGCCTACATATTGGACAACGGCTTCATATGTCATCCAAAAAAAGGGTTTATATTGAAAAATTGTTGAAAAAAGCGCTGTGACAAAGCTATGAACTTTCCAGTTCACCGAGCCTCCTCTGGCCCTTTTAAAACTTTCAATATAGGTGCACtttatgaagtgaaaaaaagagaTCTGAGAATGAGTTAATATGACAGGAGCCTCACCTTTCATTTGTTTCAATGTCGAAGCAGAAGCGTTTATCAGTGGAGTCTGTTTTACGGCGCACGCAGGACTTCAACGTGAGCTGAGATGTAGTCTAAGAGAAACAAAGAGACTCATCTAAGAGAAAATGGCAGATACTTCACAAAGTAATGGTTGTATCCGTAATAGTCCTGCACCTGTTTGGTTCCCGTCTTTTGTTCCACTGGCACCATGATGAATAACTTGCTGTCTTTGAAGTATTTACAGTAATACTTCACCCAGCTTACGCCAAGCGCCCCTAGAGACAGAAGGATTAAAAGCAtattgttgaaataatgttacatataTGTTGGGTTTGACtcaatatacaatttttttggtCAGCCGGTCAATATTGCAAAAATGAATCTTAACGGGTTGACAGACACAGACGTGAAATTAAGGGGTGTTGTAAGACCCAAGTTTATTCTGCTACAAAGACCAGCTAACTGTAAATTATCCTCCTTTTTAATGTTACTTGCCAAATAAATGGtcataaaatattgatttgccTTTTTTATAATGTGAGAACATGGGGATCACAGAGTTCCACCAAAGAGACATGAATCTAGCACATCTACCAGAAATCCACTGCCAACAACAATCAGTTACACAGTACAAAAACTTGAACTGCACAAGGCTGTGTTTGATCAATCAGTTAGCTGTGTTATGAAGTCATTCATTAACTATAACgaattcatattaaaatttgTGCAGTGTGTGACACTGACTTTACAGACAGTTACTAGATGTTCTTTCTTTTACAAAAGAATATTTCCTAGTGGTTggctttttaaaggaatattcagGGTTATTATTACCGGAGGTCAGTGGAGTTCATCTGTGTCAGGTCGGTGATTACCACAGACTATCATTTTGACTTGtcccatattttatataaatggaTGAGAAAGCCTTTATAGTGATTCACTTACAATGAAAACTTTGTATGTTTTGGAAGCACAGCCCTCACACCTCACAACCCTTTTATCTTATTTCATCGCTGACAAAAGGATACTAAGAAGGAACATGTAAAGGATGTGATGTGACTACATGTGCAAGACTAACATgccttttattaatattttacaattttcacCCATTGTTATGTATAAACAGAAGTATCACCTAAAAAAGTAGTCCTGTCTACTTAGCACTGAAAAAGATTACGTGAGCTTCATACCCCTGGTGCACTTACACACTTTCATtattagtgtgtttgtgtgacctGCACATTTATTGAACTAAAGAGCACTCACATTTTTCCTGCACATAAAGGTATCCCTCCATAGTCGCCTGCTGGCCATGTCTAATACAGATCTGTGCGGACCCCTTCATCCTCTTCATCAGCTCTTCCATCTCCTCTCTAGTGCTCTCAAAGTTGTTACGCGtctacaacaacaacaccagCACTAAATCAATcacacaaactaaaaacatacctacaattacattttacaccTAATCAGGAATCATTACAAAAGAtgtgctgaaaaaaattataattgtaattttgttgctccaaaatgttaattgtatatatatatatatatatatatatatatatatatatatatatatatatatatatatatatatatatatatatatattttgtaaaggAATGAATACTTtacattaatcaaaattaaaagtaaagagCCTAATAACcagcatttctatttcaaataaatgctgttgcttttttaaataatttataataatatattaaaataggcgattgttattttattttaaaatttaataataattctcaataatattgtttgttaaataaatgcagccaaaactaaatttaaatgtgaaatatataaaataatgacttcacAAATCTGCTTTAATTAATGATTGAACCACATTGATATTTAATGGTGGAATACAgttagttttcttttctttctatgtTCATATCATCACAATAAATCCAATAatttgttatacatttattgAAAGGCACTTAAAGCATCTGATAAATggttaaaagcatctgctaaaccACCAATGAAGACAGAGTGAAGAACAACCCCACAGAGCAGCATATTGAATGACACATAATCTGCTGATCTGATCACATGTCTATACTGAAGGAAGGTTAGACTCATTATTGACTGGTGAAGCTCTCACGTTCTGTAGACTGAGCTGAAGCTCCTGTTTATATGGAAGGAAGTCCTGCGTCATCTCCACAGTGAGATTATTCAGAGTTAGGATGCTCTGCAGAAATGCTAAAACCTGTCAatcacacacaaagacacacccCTCTAAGCATGACATGCTTTAGCCAATCCATTGTTTGTTTCAGCACGAACACAGTGTTTGTTACGGTCTCGTTTTTATCCGTGCACCTGTAGATGCCTGCTTGTACACACAATAAACCATCTGTTACTACAAAGCGCATATAAACCGGAGAGTGTGTAGGTGCTAGAGGAAAAGGAAATTCTCACATACAGGTTCCACAACATCAAACTTCTTCCTGTCCTGGACCTGCTGGATCTGGTACACATATTCAACAGACGACTCATAAAATGTCTGGCGCTCCTTATCTAACTGTTCGTCAgcctgtaaacacacataaacacaaaaaatacagaTCACGGTGTTGTTTTCTCCATTTTGATTTCCTGTATTTACAAATGTACCTCTTGCAGctgtgtctcttttttctttGAGGACAGGGTCATATGTTTGTCCAACTGAGAGTAATACTTCTCACTCTCCTTTTCAAATTTCTTTCGTCTCTCCTGAAACGCATGAACACAAGCAAACCAATGAAAACTGAGAAATATCAGATCGAAAACCGGAGTGGATGCGCTCCAGTtcaccaaaccaaaaaaactaaaaaactaaaacaaacagaaattgttcttataaatgtttttacagatttGTAAACGGTTCCTTACAACCAATAATTTCAACCAATAATCCATGAGAAGCCGCACTGAAACACTACTGAAATGAAAGTGATACTTCAGTAATGTTAACAGAAGCGTGCTGGAGTGGAAAGAGTCTAATCCAGTGAAAAGTCTCTGGaatttttaaactttccatGTGTCGTTTTTTCAACAAATGATTTCGCTTTCCTTCTAGAATCATGATagctctctcactctttctctgtctctctaaaACTAATAGTTTTACCATGCATTATCCAGTTGCTGGCACATTAGTccagtttatttttgtgtgtatggtTCAAACCTAAATCGCATTGACATGAAAGGCCATGCAAACActcatatactatatatatatatgcatatatatgtgtgtgtgtcctgtggtATGTTGAACACTTTGCTCTGAAACAGGAAGTAGAGGCGGAAATAAGGAGTACTATCACTTGTGGTAATGTGTGGCGTGTGTTCTTAATGTgactaaaatacataataaaaactcACTTTTGTGACCCCAATCTGCTCTTTCCTAAACTTTTCCAATGGTTTGATAAGCAAGTCACATGCATTCTGTACCtgcaataaagaaagaaaagtgagtACAATTCTGTTTTCTTCCTAAAGTATGTATAATGGAAAGTCTTGCCCCTCTTCTTGTTAGTTATATGGGGGTTAGAGGTCAAAAGCTGTTATAATTGAGCAGATGAATGACTGAGCGATCCTGAGTACAGACCAAATAACAAGGTTGTTGTATTGTatactttttgtacttttaaaaataaaatttattgatatattatattatgtcacattaattataatatgcttttttgtatatatgataattaaattattatgttGTGTCCATATCAGCACAAACCACTGTGTCACTCATATTAGACAAACATTGCGCTACTGTTCATATGTTCGTCTTGTTTTCTTAATTTAGGAAATACTCCTTTATACATTagtattcaaaagtttggggtcagtattttttttaaagaaattaatacttttattcagcaaggatgcattaaattaaagtgtcagtaaagacatgtaaaatctatataaaatataaaaatatatattagatcGATAGAACACAATTGttagggaattttttttttctgaatctaGACTTTCCTGTTATACGTGGTTAAATAAGTTAAGATTTAGAATCAAGACTGAAATTTAAAAGCTACAAACCCCAGGTCTTAAACATCTCATTAAAATTAACCACAACCTGTTTAACTGTCGCTCAGCGCAGAAAGGTTAGTCTTGGAGAATGTTAATGATTGACATACGCTATCTGAGGATCTTAGGTGCCATTGTTATACGAGTTTAGATTATGATTGACAGTGTTTTACAAGGGTGTAGAAAGAGGTGTACTCCACCAACCAGCATCATTCGACCCTCTTCCACGTCCTGCAGCAAACcagcaaactctcgaaatgactCAGCTGGGTAGAAAACATTCAGTCACATAAACAACACATAgaaatgaaacacaaatacatgcaaaaacaaCCACCAGAGACTTACACAACCATACAGATACAGTCCAACAAACTCACTCCACGTACAAACTCAAAGTCAAATACAGTAATTATGGTAATAAACCAGcaaatacattacataaatgaaataaacaggtTAATAAGCACTACTCCAGTCGACTCACCAATGTTCATCTCATCATCAGTCAAAGAGTCACCAATGAAATCAAACTGGAACGACTGAAGGGTCTGAGAGAACTTCTGCACCGCTAGTGAGTACTCTGGAAATAACATCAAAATGATAAAGAAGGTAATCAAAAATCCACATTCCATTTTGTAGGTAGTGTTATTTGgtcagaacatttttttttacttatgaaGAACATCAATTGGAAAGCATCGCTAGATTGAACATGTGCGGCCCATATGCTTTACAGTATTTCTACTTGGTCTGTCCACAAACCAGGGCAACTATTTTCTAGGCAAATCGCTGGAATATTGGCAGTAAATGTCtcttaaatgttgtttttaaatctctAGATAATGTGAATGCATGTAAGAGCGAGCAATCAAgcaatgatttaaatgattatatttataaGGTGACTGCCTCTTTTAATTGAGACGCTGGTGTTTAATTGAGAGACATTGCTCTGGCATCAGCCCAACCCCAATAAAACACTCTCTATATCAACTCTCACTGTTTTactaaaaacagaaagacaaCCACGGCCAGGAAATTTGAACGCAAACAACCTTTCACCACGTTGCTTGGTTGCTGGCCACTTAACATATGAAGCCATTAATTACTGAACCTCTGAGAAATAAGAAAAGCAGCTTTATTGCTAAGTGAAATCAGATGTTGTGAGGCTCAGTGAGGATGGAATTATGTCTCAAACTCACTACACAGGTTCGGtgccagaacacacacacacacacacacacacacacacacacacagcaagacaGGCCACTGTCCAAAAGCATCCAAAGCATTTTACAGTACCGTAATCGCTGGGACACTCTCTCAAGATTGCCTAAGGTTTAGAAGTGTTTTAATCATGGGCCTGTGAAAATAAAGCAGTAGTGGGATCTCTGCAGATCTCTCAATCATCAGATGGGTTgtcaatgtttttgaaaaaaaaatgtatcagaaatttgatcagaaatattttgacaattttatttgacaatttcgtagaaatagttttttatagTAGCTaatactccagtcttcagtgtcacgtaaGGCTAAAAACGGATTTTGtcgatttatatttttgtgtaagttGTGATACAATTTTAAGGTTTCTTTGCTAGTCAGAGagttcaaaagaactgcatttattagaagcatttatttttttgtaaaattatgtatttcttCACAACAATTggacatattttcaaaatatatactgtatgcttttattttgtatgtgattaatcgtttgacagcactaatgcaTACATAGTACTAATtgatttaaacatatatatatatatcatatattaatgaatgactaatattacatttatattagataaatacttt
This genomic interval from Puntigrus tetrazona isolate hp1 chromosome 5, ASM1883169v1, whole genome shotgun sequence contains the following:
- the ophn1 gene encoding oligophrenin-1 isoform X1, whose amino-acid sequence is MGHPPLEFSDCYSDSPDFRERLKCYENELEKTNKCLKDVIKDGNSVINTIKEYSLAVQKFSQTLQSFQFDFIGDSLTDDEMNIAESFREFAGLLQDVEEGRMMLVQNACDLLIKPLEKFRKEQIGVTKERRKKFEKESEKYYSQLDKHMTLSSKKKETQLQEADEQLDKERQTFYESSVEYVYQIQQVQDRKKFDVVEPVLAFLQSILTLNNLTVEMTQDFLPYKQELQLSLQNTRNNFESTREEMEELMKRMKGSAQICIRHGQQATMEGYLYVQEKWALGVSWVKYYCKYFKDSKLFIMVPVEQKTGTKQTTSQLTLKSCVRRKTDSTDKRFCFDIETNERCSPVLLQAISEVNRKQWMEAMDGKEPIYHSPIQKQAEMELNDRGFKFVRRCINFVETKGLTQEGVYRTVGSNIQVQKLLNAFFDQKCPADVDFNSNDMDIKTITSALKFYLRSLSEPLMTYSLHGELILAAKSENLDYRLGAVHSLVYKLPERNREMLELLIKHLVSVCSHSSENLMTVSNMGVIFGPTLMRAEEETVAAMLDIKFQNIVMEILIEDYSKIFKGPPEETTPPPIPPPRVTPRRRQPITISKRPPRLYPGLQPPVFERREQNGATHNDGEPEGDTGLTSPVPHQRTKLAPPSISPPSIPLSSPISRKPAQPRAALRPLDSDISRVEARLQDGQRTDAMVATNGESGVTVNRVQSFQGKGPLLRGTAGEAQGLKGRSFSEKSSICRPPTRPPDPPSRLLNKTSNEDTPASYVASKTKFFENASRQMGSSSPNASPAATKDENTK
- the ophn1 gene encoding oligophrenin-1 isoform X2, translating into MGHPPLEFSDCYSDSPDFRERLKCYENELEKTNKCLKDVIKDGNSVINTIKEYSLAVQKFSQTLQSFQFDFIGDSLTDDEMNIAESFREFAGLLQDVEEGRMMLVQNACDLLIKPLEKFRKEQIGVTKERRKKFEKESEKYYSQLDKHMTLSSKKKETQLQEADEQLDKERQTFYESSVEYVYQIQQVQDRKKFDVVEPVLAFLQSILTLNNLTVEMTQDFLPYKQELQLSLQNTRNNFESTREEMEELMKRMKGSAQICIRHGQQATMEGYLYVQEKWALGVSWVKYYCKYFKDSKLFIMVPVEQKTGTKQTTSQLTLKSCVRRKTDSTDKRFCFDIETNERCSPVLLQAISEVNRKQWMEAMDGKEPIYHSPIQKQAEMELNDRGFKFVRRCINFVETKGLTQEGVYRTVGSNIQVQKLLNAFFDQKCPADVDFNSNDMDIKTITSALKFYLRSLSEPLMTYSLHGELILAAKSENLDYRLGAVHSLVYKLPERNREMLELLIKHLVSVCSHSSENLMTVSNMGVIFGPTLMRAEEETVAAMLDIKFQNIVMEILIEDYSKIFKGPPEETTPPPIPPPRVTPRRRQPITISKRPPRLYPGLQPPVFERREQNGATHNDGEPEGDTGLTSPVPHQRTKLAPPSISPPSIPLSSPISRKPAQPRAALRPLDSDISRVEARLQDGQRTDAMVATNGESGVTVNRVQSFQGKGPLLRGTAGEAQGLKGRSFSEKSSICRPPTRPPDPPSRLLNKTSNEDTPAS
- the ophn1 gene encoding oligophrenin-1 isoform X3, which codes for MGHPPLEFSDCYSDSPDFRERLKCYENELEKTNKCLKDVIKDGNSVINTIKEYSLAVQKFSQTLQSFQFDFIGDSLTDDEMNIAESFREFAGLLQDVEEGRMMLVQNACDLLIKPLEKFRKEQIGVTKERRKKFEKESEKYYSQLDKHMTLSSKKKETQLQEADEQLDKERQTFYESSVEYVYQIQQVQDRKKFDVVEPTRNNFESTREEMEELMKRMKGSAQICIRHGQQATMEGYLYVQEKWALGVSWVKYYCKYFKDSKLFIMVPVEQKTGTKQTTSQLTLKSCVRRKTDSTDKRFCFDIETNERCSPVLLQAISEVNRKQWMEAMDGKEPIYHSPIQKQAEMELNDRGFKFVRRCINFVETKGLTQEGVYRTVGSNIQVQKLLNAFFDQKCPADVDFNSNDMDIKTITSALKFYLRSLSEPLMTYSLHGELILAAKSENLDYRLGAVHSLVYKLPERNREMLELLIKHLVSVCSHSSENLMTVSNMGVIFGPTLMRAEEETVAAMLDIKFQNIVMEILIEDYSKIFKGPPEETTPPPIPPPRVTPRRRQPITISKRPPRLYPGLQPPVFERREQNGATHNDGEPEGDTGLTSPVPHQRTKLAPPSISPPSIPLSSPISRKPAQPRAALRPLDSDISRVEARLQDGQRTDAMVATNGESGVTVNRVQSFQGKGPLLRGTAGEAQGLKGRSFSEKSSICRPPTRPPDPPSRLLNKTSNEDTPASYVASKTKFFENASRQMGSSSPNASPAATKDENTK